The Solanum lycopersicum chromosome 9, SLM_r2.1 genome window below encodes:
- the LOC101246275 gene encoding uncharacterized protein, protein MGDSSSQYIHMVQHLIEECIIFNMSQEECMDALSKHANIQPIITSTVWKELEKENKEFFEAYNKKTREARRPSSIHDELEMSRQRIHCIMLDSSSNKDSKEKQ, encoded by the exons ATGGGTGATTCTTCTTCTCAATACATCCACATG GTGCAACACTTGATAGAAGAATGTATAATATTCAATATGAGCCAAGAAGAATGCATGGATGCTCTATCCAAACATGCAAATATTCAGCCTATTATCACTTCCACAG tgTGGAAGGAATTggagaaagaaaacaaagagttcTTTGAGGCATACAACAAGAAAACGAGAGAAGCAAGAAGACCATCATCAATACATGATGAATTGGAGATGTCAAGACAAAGAATCCATTGTATAATGTTGGATTCTTCCTCTAATAAAGACTCCAAGGAAAAACAATAG
- the LOC101245980 gene encoding protein SLOW GREEN 1, chloroplastic: MATLNPFGSRTNPFQKKLHNHRPIYAKSISCLTFRTSPPPFYPSTIKACSFSSSSSQNSKIPKPLIPQTPNEQPHNLFSFVKPTLIATVTATTLLFARYFVFPKPALANQAFTPTAMETDVVRDAVSEEERERAIEEHLVNNPNDVEALRNLMEIRIKNKKILDAISIIDRLIELEPNENEWPLLKSHLYVNFGEIELAKVGFNEILKKDPFRVEAYHGLVMAASQDESIDELMEIEKKIEEGIKLCKKENKKTDLRDFKLLLAQIRVIEGKYEDALKVYQELVKEEPRDFRPYLCQGIIYTLMRKTNEAEKCFEKYRRLVPQGHPYARYFDENMIATKVFAQRAENERASSKS; encoded by the coding sequence ATGGCAACCTTAAACCCTTTTGGCTCTAGAACAAACCCATTTCAGAAAAAGCTTCATAATCATCGTCCAATTTATGCTAAATCCATTTCTTGTCTCACTTTCAGAACCTCACCTCCACCATTTTACCCTTCCACCATTAAAGcttgttctttttcttcatcttcttcacaaAATTCTAAAATCCCCAAACCCCTCATCCCTCAAACCCCTAACGAACAACCCCATAACCTATTTTCATTCGTTAAGCCAACACTCATCGCTACTGTAACTGCCACTACCCTTTTGTTCGCAAGATACTTTGTCTTCCCGAAACCTGCACTTGCTAACCAAGCTTTTACTCCGACGGCCATGGAAACTGATGTGGTGAGAGATGCAGTTTCAGAGGAAGAAAGGGAAAGAGCAATTGAAGAGCACCTGGTTAATAACCCGAATGATGTGGAAGCTTTAAGGAATTTGATGGAAATTCGgataaagaataagaaaatactGGATGCTATTAGCATTATTGATAGGTTAATTGAGCTCGAACCGAACGAGAACGAATGGCCCTTGTTGAAATCTCATTTGTATGTGAACTTTGGGGAGATTGAGTTGGCCAAAGTTGGGTTCAATGAGATACTAAAGAAAGACCCTTTTCGCGTTGAGGCTTATCATGGACTGGTTATGGCAGCTTCACAAGATGAATCgattgatgaattgatggaaattGAGAAGAAGATTGAGGAGGGCATTAAATTGTGTAAGAAGGAGAATAAAAAGACTGACTTGAGGGATTTTAAGCTATTGCTTGCACAAATTCGGGTGATCGAAGGGAAATATGAAGATGCATTGAAGGTTTATCAGGAGTTAGTTAAAGAGGAGCCTAGGGATTTCAGGCCTTACTTGTGTCAAGGAATAATATACACATTAATGAGGAAAACTAATGAGGCTGAGAAGTGTTTTGAGAAGTATCGGAGACTTGTACCGCAAGGGCATCCCTACGCTAGGTATTTCGATGAGAACATGATTGCAACGAAGGTGTTTGCACAGAGGGCGGAGAATGAGAGAGCTAGCTCGAAAAGCTGA